From Aegilops tauschii subsp. strangulata cultivar AL8/78 chromosome 5, Aet v6.0, whole genome shotgun sequence:
CTTGTGGTGGCTCTTGATTGTCGATCCTCTCTTGTAGGGAAGACCTCAAGCAGGATGAATTGACATCGATTGGTAATGTAGATGTTGTCATGTTGATGTACCAGTTCCCTGCATTCCAGGTAATCTGTACAGGTCACCAGCAGTTGCTGTCGATCGCCACCTCGCTCCCTTTGGCATGTGGCACCCGTCAAGTATGTAGTAACTGTGATTTGGATGTTGCTCTGAGCTGAATGCTTCATACCTTGAGCAGGGCGCCAGCTGCAACGGCACACCAACAGTCCTCGCTTCGCCGGTGCCATGGCCGGCATGATCAAGAGCACATGCTCTCTCCTTGCCGGTCTTCTCCTTCTTAGCTTTGGTGGCGACGTTCATGGCGCTGGCGACAACAAAGACCAGTTCGTCTACTCTGGATTCACCGGCGCGCCCCTCTCGCTGGACGGCACTGCCAGCGTCACGCCGAACGGCCTCCTCGAGCTGACCAATGGCACGATCCACCTCAAGGGCCATGCGGTTCACCCAACGCCGCTGCGTCTGAAGAGGTCACCAGGAGGCGCCGTGCGGTCCTTCTCCATGTGGTTCGTCTTCGGCATCCGCACCAACTACCCTGAGCTGAACCTGAGCGGCCACGGTATCGTCTTCTTCATCGGGACCAAGAACTTCTCGACGGCTTTCCCGGGTCCGTACCTGGGCCTCCTCAACGACCGGAACAACGGCAACACAACCAACCATGTCTTTGGCGTCGAGCTCGACACCATAATGACCACCGAGTTTCGCGACCCGGACAACAACCATGTCGGCATAGACATCAATGGCCTCCATTCCGTTGCTGTCCATGCCGCTGGCTATCACGACGACAAGACCGGTGCTTTCCGGGACCTGTTACTGATCAGCGGCAAGGCCATGCAAGTCTGGGTGGACTACCACGGGGAATCCACGCAGATCAACGTGTTCTTGGCCCCCCTGGAGATGGCCAAGCCTGCAAGGCCGCTAGTATCTTCCATGTACAACCTCTCACAAGTGCTGCTGGAGCCATCATTTCTTGGGTTCTCGTCGTCCACGGGCTCGATGATCAGCTCTCGCCACTACGTGCTGGGTTGGAGCTTTGCCATGGATGGACCTGCTCCAGCCATTGACATCAGCAAGCTGCCCAAGTTGCCAGAGAAGGTCTCCAAGAAACAGCACTGGGTATTGGGTATCACTCTGTCAACAGCCATCATAGTGTTCGCCCTCGGAGTGGTTTCAATCATGGTCTTGCTTATTCGAAGGCGTATAAAGTACGCCGAGGTGAGAGAGGACTGGGAGGTTGAGTTTGGTCCACACAGATTCTCCTACAAGGATCTGTACCGTGCAACGGAAGGTTTCAAGAGCAAAATGTTGCTTGGCACCGGTGGATTTGGGGGTGTGTACAAAGGAGTGCTTCCCAACTCTA
This genomic window contains:
- the LOC109746079 gene encoding L-type lectin-domain containing receptor kinase SIT2-like, which produces MAGMIKSTCSLLAGLLLLSFGGDVHGAGDNKDQFVYSGFTGAPLSLDGTASVTPNGLLELTNGTIHLKGHAVHPTPLRLKRSPGGAVRSFSMWFVFGIRTNYPELNLSGHGIVFFIGTKNFSTAFPGPYLGLLNDRNNGNTTNHVFGVELDTIMTTEFRDPDNNHVGIDINGLHSVAVHAAGYHDDKTGAFRDLLLISGKAMQVWVDYHGESTQINVFLAPLEMAKPARPLVSSMYNLSQVLLEPSFLGFSSSTGSMISSRHYVLGWSFAMDGPAPAIDISKLPKLPEKVSKKQHWVLGITLSTAIIVFALGVVSIMVLLIRRRIKYAEVREDWEVEFGPHRFSYKDLYRATEGFKSKMLLGTGGFGGVYKGVLPNSKMEIAVKKVSHDSSQGIKEFIAEVVTVGRLRHRHLVQLLGYCRRNGELLLVYNFMPNGSLDQYLYDPKCKNTLHWAQRFQIIKGIASSLLYIHEEFEQVVIHRDIKASNVLLDSEMNGRLGDFGLAKLCDHGADPQTTHIIGTMGYLAPELARTGKASPITDVFAFGAFVLEVVCGRRPIDQAMQDNRRILVDWVLEHWQKEALMEVVDARLHGNYDADEAILVSKIGLLCSHPVPSARPTMRQVMQYLDGDMAFPEPTLSQMSFSMLALVQSEASMSMSMVSGLSGGR